In Papaver somniferum cultivar HN1 chromosome 9, ASM357369v1, whole genome shotgun sequence, the genomic stretch GCCCAAAACTTCTCAATTAGCCTTAAAAAACGGGGTTGGAAACCGTCCCGGACAGGAGCTCCTTATTGTATCATATTTTTAATAGGAGCCTAAATTTCTTCTTTCAAAGAAACTTCACAAAAGGAGAAGTTTTCTTCTTCAGATATGCAAGGATCAATTATGTTTGAGAGATCAAAACCATAATTGTTGATCTGTGTAAAATGATTGAAAAACAAAGAATAAATTTGGTCTATGTCCGATATCCATAGACCCGATGGGTCTCTAAGGGAATTGATTGAATTGATGCTTTTCCTATTTGATGTTGACGCATGGAATATTCAGTGTTTTGATCATATTCGCTAAAGAATTTATCCCTGAAGATCTGTTGATAGTAAACATTTCTTATTTCGTACCATTTTCCATGTTCAGCAATTTTTTTCTAAGTTTGTAGAAAAGTTTCCGGATTCGTGgatattctctattttattatttagagattttatatttttgtgaatATTTCTTAAAACTTCGGTATTCCAATGTCCTAAACTTGAATAGGACAACTTAATAAGTCTTGCCTTTTGCCACCATCACTAACACCACCTCAATATTTTGCTAATTTCATGCTACCTTTTCAACACAGTTAATTCAGTCGTATTACACTTTATTTTGAAGTATTTTGATGTTAGAGTATGTTACGAAATTCAGGGCACTAGGATTCATCAAAACTCTCCACACCATGAACGATGTTAGAGAATGTTACAAAATTTAAGGCACTAGGGATTCATCAAAACTCTCCACCACCATGAACTTTTATGTCAAAGATCAACACTTATTATATAGAATATTCTATGATCAAATCCTAAAGGATTCGTACGTGGAAAAAGCTAAAGTCCTCTGTGCCGAAGGCGCACGAGAGATTAAGCTCAAACTGAAGGTCTTTAGGTGATACCTAATTACACGTATAACAAAGCTCAAAATATGGCAAAACAATAAAATTTCAATATTTTGATCAAATGAACAACCAACAATTAAAGGATAGAGCTAGCCATgaatgaaatcatgattgaaaaaaactTGCATCGGTCGGGAGTTTGGTTTGAAATACACGATCTACATATAGGGAAATACTTATACGgctaaaaaatttattttccagATTAACATACGGCTAAAGATTCTTCATTTTCCAAATGTATAAGTTGATAATATCCAACTTACGGTTGAGAGTTCGTTAATTTCCATATGTAACAACAAAAATATCTAACTTACGGCTGGAGTACCTGAATTCTCAGCTTCATTCTATTGTTTACTGCCATGAGTTTATCCATGAGTTTATCCATTCCTAATGGTAGGTAGTTTAGGAACCGAAAACTGCATTCTAATTTCACCAAATTTAACATACTTAAGCGATCAAAAGCAAGAAAAAAGAATGTCGGGTTTTTCGAATCTTACCCAACAGAAATCATTGCTGGAGGATTAACTGATGTTTGAACTTCTTGATTAATCAATTCTTCAATTTATTATGGGTTTCATCATCATTATTACCGATGAAGAAGAGAACAAGAATAATAAGTTTTAGGtttcgtttttgtttttataCCGCGTTTGAATACACATTCAGAAACAACTTTTCGACTTCTTACAAGAAAATAGTTTGGGTTTAAAAATTTCAGAACGAATTCTGAAAGTAAAAAACTCGACTGTTTGTGAAGCAAAACACCTTTGCTTCTGACTACTGCTTTTGGTATTCAATCGTGCTATTAGGTTTAGTTATGGAGAAAGGGTAATTTTGACATTTGTATGAGATGGCCTCCTCCTATATCCTGTTTCTGGACATTTGAATCCTGTTCAGcccccaaaatcaaaatattgcAGCCCAATCATAGGTTTCATCCTAATAACCTACAGCCTGTACAAGTAGGTTGTTCGTTGCTGGTCGAGTCATGTGGCTCAATAGCTGGTACCGAAATAATGTAATCTGGATTCTGGACTAAAAATCTAAAATGGAGGGAAGTCTCCTCAAGTAAAAACCCTTCCTTCTTTCCGTCCTCGATCAGAAGTGAAATTCCTAACCCTAGTCTGAAGAAAGGTATAAGGTTTGTGGATTTCATCCATTCTTATATGATTTTCGTTACTTACTAGTTTGGTTGAATGTCAAAGTTGTAACAATGCATGTACACTGTTTGATGAAATTCGTAGCtggaagtttttttcttttttttttctgtcaaATTGATGCTTGCTAAGTGATGGTAGAAATGGGGTAAATTACTAACTAGATTGGACTAATTCTAGGTTTACGAATTTCTGTATATCAGTTCCTAGCCTGAAGTTATTGAGAATTATTGCTAGAGATGGTTTACGAGACTGTGTTATCAAAATGCATGCGCCAAGTCTTGTAACTTTCTATCACTCGGGTGATGTTGCAAAAGAATATATTTTATCTAGCTTTCTTACACTATTGGAAGTGTCTCTTTACTTTGAATGTGAAGATGGAGACGAAAATTATGCCACAAGGATGCAAAGGGTGGGTCATGAGGAAGCAATAAGTCAGTTTCTTGGAGCCCTCGCACATGTCAAACGTCTAAGTGTTAATGATACAGCGGTACAGGTATTCTTGCGTGCTGATATCTTCAGAGTAGTTAGTTTTTCTGCTTATTTTCTTCTTCAGAGTAATTTACTTGTTAATATTGCCTTGTGGTGAATAGGCTATCTGCTTTGCCAATAAGCTGTTAAACCATCTGCCAACATTTCATAATATGAAACACTTGGAAATACTTGATGTACCAATCAGTGATAAACCAGTTATTCATCTGCTTAGAGTAACACCTAATCTGGAGTCACTCGTATTTAGACTGGCAAGTGTACTAAACTTCTGATTCTGCATACTCATAGTCTCGTTGGATAAATAACTAAATAAGTTCTGGGTGTACACTTGTTAGTTTACTATGTCTGTCGTAAttattcttttgatatttttttctcttttctgttTACAAATTCAGCTAATGGATGACTATGGCGAGGTCCCACCGACACTGAGGGCAATACAGATGATGAAGGCGAAGAGGACTATGAGGAGGAGGATGCAACTCCAATGAGGACGAAGAGAACCGCAACAGTGAAGATGAAAGGTGATGTTGCCAATGCTGCCGAGGAAGATGGCAATTATGAGAGTGAATACAGCCACAAAAATGTAGATGATGGTTGGACGCCCAGTATGGTCGATACTGGAGACTTATTTACAAACCTTAAATCCGTTTGCTTTAAGCAATTTTCTGGAAACCTAAGGGAGATGTGGTGGGTAAAAAATTTTTTGAGGAGCGCAAAAGATCTGCAATCCATAACCAACTATGTAAAGGTGAAAATATGAACGTTTGGTAGAGATATACCAAGTTGTCCAAGAGCCGCAGCAAATTGCGCATTTAAAATCCGCTTTTTGAGGAATCGGAAGTGGGAGTTCCTCCAAATTCACAGCAGGAAGGATTTTTGAACTTCCAAAATAAGTAGATCTTCACACCTGATGATAAGGCTACCGACGATGCATCAATGAAGACATTGAAGAGACTAGGGATGATGCTTCAAACAAGACTTGGATCCGCCCTGTTATGTTGCTGTAggcatcatggaaaatgaagctTGTGCTGCGGAGTAAGAAATTTGATATGATTTCAGTTAACACTCAGTTGATCATTCTATCCAGGTTTTCATCAGTTCAGATAGGATTTGGTGATCATTCTACTGAGGTTTTCTTCCGTTCAAGTGCATGTCATATTTGATGCTGTTACTGGGCCTGAGACACGTGTGGGCTTGATGAGGTTACTTCTTAGGCATCTGAAATTTATTGTCCAATGTGGCAATGTGTTGACAATTTTTCGTTTAATTATGTTATTCATTTTTCTTCTGAATGTGCATTTGCATCTTCTCAAACTGAAGAATTAGTGTTGAGGCGATCCAAGAATTCATGTGTTCATTTATTTAAAGGTAGTCCAATGAGTTTGCAACTTGCAAAATAAAATTAGGATACATTCATGGCCAATAATCCAAATAATAAACATCTGACCTCCCAAATTTTGCTAATAAATAATCCATTCAGTTCACATTAGCACTCCCATTTTCAGCATCTTGAGAAGAGATGGATATTGGGTTCTGTTCTGTTATTACACAATGACAATCCAGAATGCATTAAATATGCTGCAAGAGTAAGTGTAATTATTGAGAGTGTGAACGATCCATGGCATTGCGGGCCTTTCAGCAACATTTTCTTGAACACATGACAATGCAATTTTCTCGAGTTCCAACAATTTTCTGTACCCTAGTGGCCTTGTTTATATAACCTATTCAAATGTGCAAGGGATAGATTACTGATCATCCTATCGACCTTCAACCGTTGTTATAGTGAAATTGTTATTTGAGCAGTGAATCGGTTGAAAACCAGACTTATCTGATGATCCTGGGGAAGAATACGGAGGTTCTTTCGGAGCTGGACGACCAGTTTCACTGCCAAGCATGGTATCCACTTCAGCCATGGTTGGCCTATCTATTGCTCTGTTCTGAACGCATAGCAGACCAATATGTACGCATTTCATCACTTCTGATGGAGAATACGAACAACCCAAAGCCTCATCAACAACCTCTGACCACTTGACTTCATTCCAAAGACTCCAAGTCTGAGACACAATTTTCAAATTATAAGAAGCTAACAATTCATATCACATTAATCCACCGTTGAAGAGTTGATAGTTATAAATACTTACATGAAGTAGGAGGTTTACAGGTTGTTCAGGACTGTAAAAGCTGTTATTTCTCTTACCGCTCACAATTTCTAGTATCAACACTCCGTAACTAAACACATCcgacttttctgaaaattttcctCCCATTATGTACTCGGGAGACATGTAACCACTGCATTCAATCGTGAATACACGTTATGTGATAGATAGATTGATGAGTGAGAACGATTATtgaaatttaagaggatgattaAGGAAACATGGAGCTCACAATGTACCAACAACCCTGCTAGTATTAGCTATAATTTGGTCACCACCAAATATCCGTGCCATTCCAAAGTCTGAAATTTTTGGGGTCATGTTATCATCCAGTAAAATGTTACTGACTTTCAGATCTCTATGAATAACTCTCAAACGAGAATCGCGGTGAAGGTAAAGAAGGCCCCGAGCAATCCCTCCAATAATATCAAAGCGCTTATCCCAATTTAGCTGTGCTTTGTTCCTTGGATCTGCCGTCAGTACAGACATCAGTGAGTTAGCAGCAGTTGAAAGTTGATTTGTGCTAAATGTAAACATACATGGAAGATGGAACTAATTTCAGTGATATTTTCAGGATGTTTCACATGTAAGGCTTCTTGAAGATTTGGTAGCGAAGTAAAAAGAAACAAACCAAATAGAAATGCATCCAGGCTTCTCTTTGGCATGTACTCATAAATTAACATGTTTTCTTTTCCTTCAGCGCAACAACCCAACAGTTTCACAAGGTTACGGTGTTGAAGCTTGTAGATTAATACAACCTCGTTCTTGAACTCTTCAATACCCTGTTCAGAGTTTGTAGACAGTCTTTTCACTGCTATTTCCTGCCCGTTTTGTAGTTTACCCTAAAAACCATCCATCATTTAACGATTTTAGATATCACGAATGTGCAATAACTTGACCACTATTGTTATATTAATCAAGCACATGTAAACTTACCTTATAAACTAGCCCAAAACCTCCTTCTCCCAACTTATTTTTCAAGCAGAAGTTGTTTGTAGCAAGGGTTAAACAACCGAGGTTGAATATTTGCAATTCCTGTGTTTCTCCTTCTGTTTTACCATCATCAAACATGTTTGTATTTGGAGAGTCCTTGTAAGTAGCCTTGGATTTCAGTAATTCAGTCAACACCCCTTGAAGTCATTTATAAGAAAGTTAAGAGATAATTAGACAACATAATTCATAAGTACAATTAGGCTGAATTTATTTGTGACAGTCGCAATAACAACATTAACAGCGTTGTTCTGATATGATGCAGTATCTCCTGCCAGAAGAAAGGAACAGGAATACTTACCTCTTTTATTAGCCTTAATTCTCTTGAACAGGTAAATGTATCCTAAGACGCCCATGATAGTTGCCACCAAAATGAACACAGGTATGCTGATCTTCAGCACTAGAGTATTTCTCTTTCTGACTGAAATTTTGAAGACGTAGTAAGCAAAAATTCATTCTAGTCATAGGGCTAAAACATCATAATATGTTGAGGAGCTAGGGCAGGTCTATGTGTCAGCACTAGATGAAGATGATGTCAATTATTATAGAGTCAATTCTAGCTGGTTGAATTAGTGATTGTGGTTTATGATGTGTTATCACCATTCTAAGTATGTGGTTGTGGCCTTGATTACATAAGTTATGCCTGAGACGGAATGACATCTTACAGTGAGGAAAACCTCCCTGGAAGTAGAACAATTGGTTATAATGGTGGTGTCTTCTTCTTAAAACATATTACATACCTCCAGCAGGAGATACAGGTACAGGACTGCGAATTTCGGTAGCTGCATGTCTGGTGTAGAAAGTTGCTGGTCTCCCAGGCGATGCAAGTTGATTGAAGTTCATTATAACTCCATCCCAACATTGACACTGGTGGTCAAAGTTGTAAGCATTGCAGGAACATTTAGCCTCGCAAGCTGATTTGCATGCTTCCGCGCTAGTGATTTCTGTAGACAGCTGGGGGTTATCAGGCAATTTTGAGGTTGGGATTGGTGAAAACACATCCTTACTCCCACATTGTAATGGCGTGCTTCTTACACACCCCCCAGATGAATCTTGGAGACTCCAATTAGTAGGAGATCGTGGGGTAAAACCCGGCAAACACTCACACTTCTGAGTATCCTGGTTACAGTTGCCAAAAGGTCCACAAACACCATAGACATCACAGAATCGTTTGGGTTCAACCCAATACATAGTCCAGTTATGCATGCTTTCCGACCATGTAAGTTGCTTCATTTGGCCGGAGAGATCCATAACAAATCTAGAAATAATAGACTTGTTGTAAAAAGTAAAATTAAAAGAACTAAAATTGTAAATGGAATTTAATCTCAGATCAGGAACTGAACCAAAACTTTTTGATTTTTCATCCCACTCCCCACTATTCCAGAATAGTTCGGAGTTGTTCCAATATATAAAATACTGATTTGTTCCATTTGATTTTAGGCCGTAAAATCCCGTGGCTGGATCTTCTTGATTTCTCCACGAAGTAAGCTGCTGAGTTTGGTTAGTTTTTTTATTGAACCCAAGTTTTCCACCAGGTAACAAAGTATCAGTTGGATAATCAAAACTCCGCCAATACACAACATTTTGATTAGAACGATCTCTTAAAACCAAATTTCCATCATCACCGAGAACTACTTCCATTGTATCCAGAGTACTTGAAGCTAAATTAGTAGACCAAATTGGTGTATTATTAAAATCACTAAGTAAAACCA encodes the following:
- the LOC113313856 gene encoding uncharacterized protein LOC113313856; its protein translation is MHAPSLVTFYHSGDVAKEYILSSFLTLLEVSLYFECEDGDENYATRMQRVGHEEAISQFLGALAHVKRLSVNDTAVQAICFANKLLNHLPTFHNMKHLEILDVPISDKPVIHLLRVTPNLESLVFRLLMDDYGEVPPTLRAIQMMKAKRTMRRRMQLQ
- the LOC113313854 gene encoding receptor-like serine/threonine-protein kinase SD1-8 — translated: MCSKPHHTIATDTISVGDSLSGDQTIISRNDRFVLGFFKPGTSQNYYIGIWYKFSVETVVWVANRDAPLLDSFSSKLTLQDGNLVLLSDFNNTPIWSTNLASSTLDTMEVVLGDDGNLVLRDRSNQNVVYWRSFDYPTDTLLPGGKLGFNKKTNQTQQLTSWRNQEDPATGFYGLKSNGTNQYFIYWNNSELFWNSGEWDEKSKSFGSVPDLRLNSIYNFSSFNFTFYNKSIISRFVMDLSGQMKQLTWSESMHNWTMYWVEPKRFCDVYGVCGPFGNCNQDTQKCECLPGFTPRSPTNWSLQDSSGGCVRSTPLQCGSKDVFSPIPTSKLPDNPQLSTEITSAEACKSACEAKCSCNAYNFDHQCQCWDGVIMNFNQLASPGRPATFYTRHAATEIRSPVPVSPAGVRKRNTLVLKISIPVFILVATIMGVLGYIYLFKRIKANKRGVLTELLKSKATYKDSPNTNMFDDGKTEGETQELQIFNLGCLTLATNNFCLKNKLGEGGFGLVYKGKLQNGQEIAVKRLSTNSEQGIEEFKNEVVLIYKLQHRNLVKLLGCCAEGKENMLIYEYMPKRSLDAFLFDPRNKAQLNWDKRFDIIGGIARGLLYLHRDSRLRVIHRDLKVSNILLDDNMTPKISDFGMARIFGGDQIIANTSRVVGTFGYMSPEYIMGGKFSEKSDVFSYGVLILEIVSGKRNNSFYSPEQPVNLLLHTWSLWNEVKWSEVVDEALGCSYSPSEVMKCVHIGLLCVQNRAIDRPTMAEVDTMLGSETGRPAPKEPPYSSPGSSDKSGFQPIHCSNNNFTITTVEGR